From Saccharibacillus brassicae:
AGTACGTGCGCACTTTCTCATGGATTCGGCCGCCCAGATGGACGAGTTCCGTCACTTCACGTATCCGGTCTTCGCCCACGCCGTCCTGCATGCGCGCGAAATGCATCAGGTTCTCCCAGCCGGTCAAAAACGGGTACATCTCCGGGTTTTCCACGATCGACCCTACGTATTTCAACGCTTCTTCGGGCTGTCTGCGCATATCGAAGCCGCATATTTCCACGCTGCCGGAAGTCGGCTTGATCAAGCCGACCAGCATGCGGATCGTCGTCGTCTTGCCCGCGCCGTTCGGACCGAGAAATCCGAAGATTTCGCCTGCCCGCACGTCGAAGCTGATGCTGTGGATGATCGTCTTGCGTCCGATGCGCTTGTTCAGATCGCGGACATGCAGCACGGAACCGCCTGGTGGCTGTTGCATTCGTCATCGTCCTCTCCCTACTTCATATCGGCCGGGATTCGCGCGGCATGACTGTTTGCGCGCGCGATTCCCGGTTTATTCCCCGTTTTATTGCAGTCCCTGCACGACACGCTCGGCGATTCGCTCGTATCCGAACGCGTTCGGATGAAAATGGTCGAACGACAAATAAGCCGCCGGATTGCGTTGGAACAAATCGAACGTCGGCGTCAGCAGCATATTGTCGCCCTCCAGCATCCGCTCGGACACCGCCGCGTTCCATTTCGTTACGCCGGCGTCTCCGGCTTCGCGCAGCGACGGAATGTCGCCGAACGGATTGTACAGCCCCAGATACACGATGCGGGCGGACGGATTGATCTCGCGCAGCTTGCCCAGCGCTTCGCCCAGACGCTTCTCGGTGCCCGGCAGCGCCTGCTCCAGCGCCGCGGCGCTCGGAGAGCCGGTACCGGTCTGCAGCGCGGCTCCGCCCTGGAACAGGTCGTTCGCCCCGATCGAGAGCAGGATCACGTTCGCTTCCTTCAATACGTACCGCACACCCGGCTTGTCCAATTCCTCCAGCAGTTCGCCGGTCGTCATGCCGTTGATGCCCAAGTTGTTCAAGAACCGGACTTCCCGGTCGCTTTCGTTATCGAGCAGCGCAGCCGTGCGGCGCGCGAATCCTTGCCCGGTCGCGTCTCCCGTCCCTTTCGCGAGCGAATCGCCGATCGCGGCGATACGGTAAGCGCCGTCTTCCTCCGACGGTTCGCGCTGCGCAAGCGGCGCTTCGGCGTTCGTCTGCGCCGAGGCGGGACGCGTCTGCGGAAAGATGAGTTCCCGCGCCCCGTAGCCGAAGCCGAACACCAGCAGCAGCGTAGCCGCGGCCGACAGCGTGGCTGTCGTCCGCCAGATCCATTTCCACGAATTCATGCCGTTCCTCCCTGCCTGATCGGCGAATCAAGGCTTCGCCGGATCTTCTTTAATTTTAACATACGGGTTTGCTTCGCGCTTTGCAAACGAAGTTCAACGCCGATTTAACTTTTTTTCAAAAAAAGCTTGCCAGATCTATTACGTCTGTGATAAGATATTTCTTGTCGCCAGCAAGACCTTCACAGTCTTAACAGGGCGGCCGTTACCGTAAATATGGGACATTAGCTCAATTGGTAGAGCATTCGACTCTTAATCGACAGGTTGTAGGTTCAAGTCCTACATGTCCCATTCTCTCATATAACGAAGAGACCCGACCTCTGCAGAGGTTGGGTCTCTTTTTGCATCGTTTCCCGCGGAAAGGCTCAGCCGATAAACAGCTGAACCCAGTGTCCGTTATAGTAGCCGACCCCGATCGACGTAAAGTTCGGATTCAAAATGTTGCTGCGGTGGCCGGAGCTTTTCATCCAGCTCTGCATGACCGCTTCCGGCGAACGCTGTCCCAGCGCGATATTCTCCCCCGCCGCGCGGTACGAGACCTGCTTCAACTTCAGCAGGTTGAACGGCGATCCGTACGTCGGCGACGTATGATCGAAATATCCCCTGTTCGACATATCCGCCGCTTTCACCCGGGAAGCGCCTGCCGTTCTGGCGTCGACGGCGAGCGGCTTGAGCCCCGCTTTGCGGCGTTCCAGATTGACCAGGTAGACGACTTTGGACGTAAACTGCGACTTGTCGGTCGTCGTCTTGGCATAGGCCGACTGGTAAAAGCTTTGGGCGTGGGCCTGCTCGGCCGGCACGGCGGCGAACCATCCGCCGCAGGCCAGCACCGCGCTCAGGGCGAGCGTTTTCCACCGTTTGGCTTGACGCTTCGAACCCTGCTTCGGATGCGGCTTGGCACCCGTTTCGTACGGACGTTCGTTTTTTGCTTGTGTATGCACTAAAGTTGTTCCTCCTATCGAATAAAAGGCTCCGCTCGAAAGAGCCGGAACCGAAGGGGATGGCTTTATTGGATGTTTGTGTTTGTCTGGAGCGACTTGATAAACTTGCAGCCGTATTTCTCGAAGCCGGCACGCGCGTAGAATTCGTGTGCGCCGAGGCGTTCTTCCCGGTTGATGCCCGTCAGGAACAGCAGCTTGCTGCCGCATTCGACCGCCCACGCTTCCGCCTGTTCGACGAGCTGGCGCCCGATGCCGCAGCCGCGGCAGTCTTCGTCGACGACAAGACCGGCGATTTGCGCCATTTGAGGTTCTTTCCCGCGGGCGGGAATGAGGCGCAGCGCGATCATGCCGACCGCTTTGCCGTGGCGTTCCGCCAGATAAGTTCGGTAATTCGGATTGTTCTCGCGGCTCTCCAACTGCTCCCGCATGACGCTCGGCGTCGTAGGGTAGGACAGTTTGCGCATAAGCTCCGTCAGAACGGCAGCGTCGCCGCATGAAGCCGTGCGCAGATCCGCTGTTTTTTCAAGTACGTTAGTTGTCATCCGAATACTCCTCTTTTAGCAGACCGGCCGCTTCGCGAGCCCGGTTCCGCGCAGTCTCCACATCTTCCGCCGCGCTGAGCGCGACGGCCATTCTGCGTCCCGGTTTTGAATCCGGCTTGCCGAATACCCGAACCTGGGTACGCGGAACGCTCAATGCTTCCGTCAGACCTCCGACTTTGAAACGTTCGCTTGCCCGGCTCGCTTTGAGCGTGGCCGAGGCGCCGGGCGTG
This genomic window contains:
- a CDS encoding GDSL-type esterase/lipase family protein produces the protein MNSWKWIWRTTATLSAAATLLLVFGFGYGARELIFPQTRPASAQTNAEAPLAQREPSEEDGAYRIAAIGDSLAKGTGDATGQGFARRTAALLDNESDREVRFLNNLGINGMTTGELLEELDKPGVRYVLKEANVILLSIGANDLFQGGAALQTGTGSPSAAALEQALPGTEKRLGEALGKLREINPSARIVYLGLYNPFGDIPSLREAGDAGVTKWNAAVSERMLEGDNMLLTPTFDLFQRNPAAYLSFDHFHPNAFGYERIAERVVQGLQ
- a CDS encoding GNAT family N-acetyltransferase, with amino-acid sequence MTTNVLEKTADLRTASCGDAAVLTELMRKLSYPTTPSVMREQLESRENNPNYRTYLAERHGKAVGMIALRLIPARGKEPQMAQIAGLVVDEDCRGCGIGRQLVEQAEAWAVECGSKLLFLTGINREERLGAHEFYARAGFEKYGCKFIKSLQTNTNIQ